The following proteins are encoded in a genomic region of Glycine max cultivar Williams 82 chromosome 18, Glycine_max_v4.0, whole genome shotgun sequence:
- the LOC100792469 gene encoding uncharacterized protein yields MCERPVRRIPHEFIPRIIKPRRVTASELWPNLLRDPIIHNFIPTHITTPTSASLFASKPHSFDSLTRECPCTLQNDMSSSIRFVKQTRTASDSHRRNWNQVHPEFNMGYRVQVQQECRLPGRTNNKREIQWHNNSENRLAGKRKMYDLDDNLECSSWPLLTETLDEEDSDETSDSSSDSETYSGPS; encoded by the exons ATGTGTGAGAGACCTGTCCGTCGTATCCCTCATGAATTCATCCCTCGCATTATAAAACCTCGCCGTGTCACGGCCTCTGAGCTGTGGCCTAACTTACTGCGTGATCCTATCATTCATAACTTCATCCCTACTCATATAACTACACCCACAAGTGCCTCTCTTTTTGCCTCCAAGCCTCACTCATTCGATTCACTCACCAGAGAGTGTCCATGTACCCTTCAAAACGACATGTCGTCGTCTATTCGCTTCGTTAAGCAGACTCGGACCGCATCCGATTCTCACCGTAGAAACTGGAACCAAGTCCACCCAGAGTTCAATATGGGTTACAGGGTTCAAGTTCAGCAAGAATGCAG ATTACCCGGAAGAACAAACAATAAGAGAGAGATCCAATGGCACAACAACTCAGAAAATAGATTAGCAGGCAAAAGGAAGATGTATGATCTTGATGATAATTTAGAATGTTCTTCGTGGCCCTTATTGACAGAAACTTTGGACGAGGAAGACAGTGATGAGACCTCAGATTCAAGTTCAGATTCTGAAACATACTCTGGCCCCTCATGA